A DNA window from Haliovirga abyssi contains the following coding sequences:
- a CDS encoding DUF116 domain-containing protein, with translation MKLIYYRIVSTLWIFLILIFRKIKDDDYNNSLLAKKFMKFNNKFAINRLKKKKIPTEKIAILLPHCLQDDNCLFKITSDISNCKKCGKCKIGEIVKLKEKYDIKVKVATGGTLARLFIKKTRPKFIIAVACERDLITGIYDSFPLNVYGIFNERINGPCYNTNVNVNEIEEVLKKVSRG, from the coding sequence TTGAAGTTGATTTATTATAGAATTGTTTCGACATTATGGATTTTTTTAATTTTAATATTTAGAAAAATAAAAGATGATGATTATAATAATAGTTTGTTAGCAAAGAAATTTATGAAATTTAATAATAAATTTGCCATAAATAGACTAAAGAAAAAAAAGATACCTACAGAAAAAATTGCGATATTGTTACCTCATTGTTTACAAGATGATAATTGTTTATTTAAAATAACATCAGATATATCAAATTGTAAAAAGTGTGGGAAATGTAAAATTGGAGAAATTGTAAAATTAAAAGAAAAATATGATATTAAAGTAAAAGTCGCAACTGGTGGAACATTAGCTAGATTATTTATAAAAAAAACAAGGCCTAAATTTATAATTGCTGTTGCTTGTGAAAGGGATTTAATTACAGGAATATATGATAGTTTTCCATTAAATGTCTATGGGATATTTAATGAAAGAATTAATGGACCGTGTTATAACACTAATGTAAATGTAAATGAGATAGAAGAGGTATTAAAAAAAGTGTCAAGGGGATGA
- the folB gene encoding dihydroneopterin aldolase encodes MDKIIIKNMRLYGYHGVLEEEKRIGQKFFVDLEIYLDLEKASMSDNLNDTVNYAKIYEKVEFINRNQKYDLIEKFAGDIAKEILKYDKVKNVRVTVKKPEVPIPGQLDYVAVEIYR; translated from the coding sequence ATGGATAAGATAATTATTAAGAACATGAGATTATATGGTTATCATGGAGTGTTAGAGGAAGAAAAGAGAATTGGACAGAAATTTTTTGTGGATTTGGAGATATATTTAGATTTGGAAAAAGCTTCAATGAGTGATAATTTGAATGATACTGTTAATTATGCCAAAATTTATGAAAAAGTAGAATTTATAAATAGGAATCAAAAATATGATTTAATAGAAAAATTTGCTGGGGATATTGCAAAAGAAATTTTGAAATATGATAAAGTTAAAAATGTAAGGGTAACTGTGAAAAAACCAGAAGTTCCAATACCTGGACAGCTTGATTATGTGGCGGTTGAGATATATAGATGA
- the udk gene encoding uridine kinase has product MSKTILIGVAGGTGSGKTTVARNILEVFNRGEAELIEQDLYYKDLKSVPFEKRLENNFDHPNSIDFELLIEHLNALKDGKEVNMPIYDFKKHIRSEDIKKLYPAKIIIVEGILVFAQKELRDLFDMKIFVDTDDDVRLLRRIERDINERGRTFESVKKQYLGTVKPMYLEFVEPTKRYADVIIPRGGENKVAINMIVAKLMRLL; this is encoded by the coding sequence ATGTCAAAAACTATTTTAATTGGGGTCGCAGGCGGAACAGGTTCAGGAAAAACAACAGTTGCACGAAATATATTAGAAGTATTTAATCGTGGGGAAGCGGAATTAATAGAACAGGATTTGTATTATAAAGATTTGAAAAGTGTACCATTTGAGAAAAGATTAGAAAATAATTTTGATCATCCTAATTCTATAGATTTTGAATTGTTAATAGAACATTTAAATGCTCTTAAAGATGGTAAAGAGGTGAATATGCCAATTTATGATTTTAAAAAACATATACGAAGTGAGGATATAAAAAAATTATATCCAGCAAAAATTATTATTGTAGAAGGAATATTAGTTTTTGCCCAAAAAGAATTAAGAGATTTATTTGACATGAAAATATTTGTAGATACAGATGATGATGTTAGATTGTTAAGAAGAATTGAAAGAGATATAAATGAAAGAGGAAGAACCTTTGAAAGTGTAAAAAAACAATATTTAGGCACGGTAAAACCAATGTATTTAGAATTTGTGGAACCAACTAAGAGATATGCAGATGTAATAATTCCAAGAGGTGGGGAAAATAAAGTGGCTATAAATATGATTGTAGCTAAATTAATGAGACTCTTATAG
- a CDS encoding DHH family phosphoesterase — protein MESIIKKLKESKRILITTHVNPDGDGIGAGLALALALNKINSNEDKMVRFIIQDDVPSFLRFLPHSVLIEKVENVELKYDFDCIVVVDVANKERIGTVVKYINENSIVINIDHHTSNEMFGELNYLDAKASSVAEIIFNLITKLEIAIDKDMGEAIYCGIINDTGNFSYNNVSVDTFNIAAKLKAIGVDNEKVTENLYANKSEARLKILGLALNNMEYFEKEKLSFFYLSNKVLKEYNAKSEDTEGIVESLRSFEKCEIALFLKEEEDGKIKGSFRSKGKDVNKLAAIFDGGGHVKAAGFKTSLDKEEILKRVLEKL, from the coding sequence ATGGAAAGCATAATTAAAAAACTAAAAGAATCAAAAAGGATATTAATTACAACACACGTAAATCCTGATGGAGACGGAATAGGAGCAGGATTAGCATTAGCCCTTGCTTTGAACAAAATTAATTCTAATGAAGATAAAATGGTACGCTTTATTATACAAGATGATGTTCCCTCTTTTTTGAGATTTTTACCACATTCAGTGCTAATAGAAAAGGTTGAAAATGTAGAATTAAAATATGATTTTGATTGTATAGTGGTAGTAGATGTGGCAAATAAAGAAAGAATTGGAACAGTAGTTAAATATATAAACGAAAATTCAATTGTAATTAATATAGATCATCATACAAGTAACGAAATGTTTGGTGAGTTAAATTATTTAGATGCTAAAGCTTCTTCAGTAGCGGAAATTATTTTTAATTTAATAACAAAATTAGAAATAGCTATTGATAAAGATATGGGAGAAGCAATTTATTGTGGCATAATAAATGATACTGGAAATTTTAGTTATAATAATGTTTCGGTAGATACCTTTAATATTGCGGCAAAATTAAAGGCGATAGGAGTTGATAACGAAAAAGTAACAGAAAATTTGTATGCCAACAAAAGTGAAGCAAGATTAAAAATTCTTGGACTTGCTCTAAATAATATGGAATATTTTGAAAAAGAAAAATTAAGTTTTTTCTATCTTTCAAATAAAGTTTTAAAAGAGTATAATGCTAAATCTGAAGATACAGAAGGAATTGTCGAATCTTTAAGAAGTTTTGAAAAATGTGAAATAGCATTATTTTTAAAAGAAGAGGAAGATGGAAAAATAAAAGGAAGCTTTAGATCAAAAGGAAAAGATGTAAATAAGCTTGCAGCTATTTTTGATGGTGGCGGACATGTGAAGGCGGCGGGATTTAAAACCAGCTTAGATAAAGAAGAGATATTAAAAAGAGTATTAGAAAAATTATAA
- a CDS encoding YitT family protein yields MTRDKKRFIKDFIIMNFALILASLGFVWFLIPSKIAAGGVSGIATIIYYLFHLPVGMVMLVLNIPLFLAGLKFFGKGYGFKTLYGTIMLSVYTDTFSYIFTLNGVTDNILLSSLYGGITTGIGIGLIMKIGGSTGGTDIIAQILHEKFKIQTGNALIGVDFIVLASAGIVFGMEPALYAIITLYTTGRMINVVLDGANYSKVAYIISDEYDLIRNMIVSDINRGGTVFYSKGLYTDKNKNVIMTVVKNKEIYILREKIKNIDEKAFIIITDAHEVLGEGFSPIGEKVIENK; encoded by the coding sequence GTGACAAGAGATAAAAAAAGATTTATAAAAGATTTTATTATCATGAATTTTGCTTTAATATTGGCTTCATTAGGGTTTGTTTGGTTTTTGATACCTTCCAAAATAGCAGCAGGAGGAGTATCAGGGATAGCAACAATAATATATTATCTATTTCATTTACCTGTTGGAATGGTAATGTTAGTTTTAAATATTCCTCTTTTTTTAGCAGGATTAAAATTTTTTGGAAAAGGATATGGATTTAAAACTTTGTATGGAACTATAATGTTGTCAGTTTATACAGATACATTTAGTTATATTTTTACATTAAATGGAGTGACAGATAATATATTGTTATCTTCTTTGTATGGAGGAATAACTACAGGGATAGGAATAGGTCTAATAATGAAAATTGGTGGAAGTACAGGTGGTACTGATATTATAGCACAAATATTACATGAAAAATTTAAAATTCAAACAGGAAACGCTTTAATAGGAGTAGATTTTATAGTATTGGCTTCAGCAGGAATTGTTTTCGGAATGGAACCTGCTTTGTATGCTATAATTACGTTGTATACAACAGGTAGAATGATAAATGTTGTGTTAGATGGAGCTAATTATTCAAAAGTAGCATACATAATAAGTGATGAGTATGATTTAATAAGAAATATGATAGTAAGTGATATAAATAGAGGTGGAACAGTATTTTATTCAAAAGGGCTATATACAGATAAGAACAAAAATGTTATAATGACTGTAGTAAAAAACAAAGAGATATATATTTTGAGAGAAAAAATTAAAAATATTGATGAAAAAGCATTTATAATAATTACAGATGCACATGAAGTTTTAGGAGAAGGGTTTTCGCCAATAGGAGAAAAAGTAATTGAAAATAAATAA
- a CDS encoding DUF523 domain-containing protein, which produces MYKNFDKILVSSCLLGINCKYNGGNNSRKFLKEFLKKFCIVSICPEQLGGLSTPRVPAERFGEKVVNKKGEDVSLEFYNGAKEAGKIAKVTNAKYAMLKAKSPSCGFGKIYDGSFTGRLINGNGVAADFLEKKGIKIFSV; this is translated from the coding sequence ATTTATAAAAATTTTGATAAAATATTAGTTAGTAGCTGCTTGCTTGGGATAAATTGTAAATATAATGGTGGAAATAATAGCAGAAAATTTTTAAAAGAGTTTTTAAAAAAGTTTTGTATCGTTTCCATATGCCCTGAACAGTTAGGCGGATTGTCTACACCGAGAGTTCCTGCTGAAAGATTTGGAGAAAAAGTTGTAAATAAGAAAGGAGAAGATGTTTCTCTGGAGTTTTATAACGGGGCAAAAGAAGCTGGCAAAATAGCGAAAGTAACAAATGCTAAATATGCTATGCTAAAAGCTAAAAGTCCTTCTTGTGGATTTGGTAAGATTTATGATGGTAGTTTTACTGGCAGACTTATCAATGGAAATGGAGTTGCTGCGGACTTTTTAGAAAAAAAAGGTATCAAAATATTTTCAGTTTAG
- a CDS encoding DEAD/DEAH box helicase — protein sequence MKNMELTKFKELGLSENILKALKKKGFEEPTPIQEKTIPLLLKGEIDIIGQAQTGTGKTAAFGLPLIDRLEEKSKSVQALVLAPTRELAIQVAEEINSLKGNKKLVVAPIYGGQSIEGQISKLRRGVDIVVGTPGRVIDHINRKTLKLENIKYFILDEADEMLNMGFIDDVKLVFEKAPAEKKVLLFSATMPREILNIAKKYMNKYEVIAVKKQDLTTSLTEQIYFELNERDKFDALCRIIDVEREFYGVVFCRTKLDVDRVASKLSDRGYYAEGLHGDVSQAQRERTLNKFKKKKTMILVATDVAARGLDVNNLSHVINYALPQDPESYIHRIGRTGRAGKEGTAITFVTPSEYRKLLFIQKVANTKIKKSKLPKVSDILQIKKERIKSDILDILENDKIGDKEIEFAKEIMGEKDPLAVIASILKLSFSEELEDNNYKEIREAKIDTSGKVRLFVALGKKDNMTLKSLVDYIIENAKVSSRKIREVKVFENFSFITVPFEEAEIILEVFKRNKRGRRSIIERAKERKRK from the coding sequence ATAAAAAATATGGAATTAACAAAGTTTAAAGAATTAGGATTATCAGAAAATATATTAAAGGCATTAAAAAAGAAAGGTTTTGAAGAACCAACACCAATACAAGAAAAAACTATTCCTTTATTATTAAAAGGAGAAATAGATATAATAGGGCAAGCACAAACAGGAACTGGAAAAACAGCAGCATTTGGTTTGCCTTTAATAGATAGACTTGAAGAAAAATCAAAATCAGTTCAAGCTTTAGTACTTGCACCAACAAGAGAATTAGCAATACAAGTAGCAGAAGAGATAAATTCATTAAAAGGAAATAAAAAATTAGTAGTAGCACCAATATATGGTGGGCAATCAATTGAAGGACAAATATCTAAATTAAGAAGAGGAGTAGATATAGTAGTAGGAACTCCTGGTAGAGTTATAGATCATATAAATAGAAAAACTTTAAAATTAGAAAATATAAAATATTTCATACTTGATGAAGCTGATGAAATGTTAAATATGGGATTTATTGATGATGTAAAATTAGTGTTTGAAAAAGCACCAGCAGAAAAAAAAGTGTTACTTTTTTCAGCAACAATGCCAAGAGAAATTTTAAATATAGCTAAAAAATATATGAATAAATATGAAGTAATAGCTGTAAAAAAACAAGATTTAACTACAAGTTTAACAGAACAAATATATTTTGAATTAAACGAAAGAGATAAATTTGATGCTTTATGTAGAATAATAGATGTAGAAAGAGAATTTTATGGAGTAGTATTTTGTAGAACAAAATTAGATGTAGATAGAGTAGCTAGCAAATTATCTGATAGAGGATATTATGCAGAAGGATTACATGGAGATGTATCACAAGCTCAAAGAGAAAGAACTTTGAATAAGTTTAAAAAGAAAAAAACAATGATACTTGTAGCAACTGATGTAGCAGCAAGAGGATTAGATGTTAATAATTTGTCTCATGTAATTAACTATGCATTGCCACAAGATCCAGAATCTTATATACATAGAATAGGAAGAACTGGAAGAGCAGGAAAAGAAGGAACAGCAATAACATTTGTAACTCCAAGTGAATACAGAAAACTTTTATTTATTCAAAAAGTAGCAAATACAAAGATAAAGAAGAGTAAATTACCGAAAGTGTCAGATATTTTACAAATAAAAAAAGAGAGAATAAAATCAGATATTTTAGATATATTAGAAAATGATAAAATAGGAGATAAAGAGATAGAGTTTGCAAAAGAAATCATGGGAGAAAAGGATCCATTAGCAGTGATAGCTTCAATTTTAAAATTATCATTTAGCGAAGAATTAGAAGATAATAATTATAAAGAGATAAGAGAAGCTAAAATCGATACATCTGGAAAAGTAAGATTATTTGTAGCATTAGGAAAAAAAGATAATATGACTTTAAAATCACTTGTTGATTATATTATAGAAAATGCAAAAGTTAGCTCAAGAAAAATTAGAGAAGTAAAAGTATTTGAAAACTTTTCATTTATAACTGTTCCATTTGAAGAAGCTGAAATTATACTTGAAGTATTTAAAAGAAATAAAAGAGGAAGACGTTCAATTATAGAAAGAGCTAAAGAGAGAAAGAGAAAATAA